A stretch of DNA from Bacteroidota bacterium:
AATTGCCCCGTTTGCTTGCTTAAGAACAGCTCGTGCTGCGCACTGGCTACGGGCGCAAAGAACAAAATGAACAGCACCACATAAATAGCGGTAAATAGTTTGTTCATAGGCGTAGTTGTTTTGGTAAAGGTTAGTTAACCTCTATCAAAATTATAGAAAAAAAACTGAATAAAAGAAAGTTAATTAATTGATAAAAAGAGGGATAAGTGTTTTTGAAGGCATAAAAAAAGCCCCCGATAACTTATCGGGGGCTTTAATACAGTGTATAGATAAAGGGGAGTTAAACCAATTCAACATCTAACGATGTGTCGGTTTTTACCACCTTGGCAACGTTGTGTTTGGTAAGGCCTTTAATGGCAGTGTCCCACTTTTTGCCGCTAAGTGCTGCTGCTTCTTTCAAATCAGCCAAAGACATGGTGTTGTGTTTTTTCAAAATGTCAAGCACCAGCTTTTCATCAGCAGTTAATTCTACTTCCGTTTCTTTCTTCTCAGGGCGCATTTGAGGGAAGAACAACACGTCTTGAATAGAGTTTGAGTTGGTCATAATCATACTCAAACGGTCGATACCAATACCCAAACCTGCTGTTGGCGGCATACCGTATTCAAGCGCACGAAGGAAGTCCTCGTCAAGCACCATTGCTTCTTCATCACCGCGTTTGCCCAGTTCCAATTGCTCTTCAAAGCGTTGGCGTTGGTCAATCGGGTCGTTCAATTCGCTAAAGCTGTTGCAAATCTCTTTGCCGTTACATATTGCTTCAAAACGTTCCACCAAGCCGGGCTCGGTGCGGTGTTTTTTTGCCAGTGGCGACATTTCTACAGGGTAATCCATGATGAAAGTAGGCTGTATCAAAAGCGGTTCTACTTTAGCACCAAAAATCTCATCAATAATTTTACCCCTGCCCATAGTGCTGTCGATATGAATACCCATGTTGCGAGCTGCCGCAGCCATTTCCTCTTCGGTCATTTTGCTCACATCAACACCGGTAAACTCTTGTATAGCACCGTACATGGTGTAGCGTTTCCAAGGACGTTTAAAGTTTATAACGTTTGGTCCGCAAACTACCTCAGTAGTGCCGTGCAGGTTCAGCGCAATTTGCTCTACCATCTCTTCAACCAAGTCCATCATCCAGTAGTAGTCTTTATACGCAACGTACAACTCAATCTGGGTAAACTCAGGATTGTGGAAACGGCTCATCCCCTCGTTACGGAAGTCTTTCGAAAACTCATACACACCGTCATAGCCGCCTACAATCAGGCGTTTCAAGTACAACTCGTTGGCTATGCGCAGGTATAGCGTCATATCCAAAGTGTTGTGGTGGGTTTTAAACGGACGAGCTGCGGCACCACCGTACATAGGCTGCAAAATGGGCGTTTCTACCTCCAAATACCCTTTTTCGTTCAGGTATTGGCGCATGGTGTTCATCAGTTTGGTACGTTTTATAAACGTTTCGCGCACGTGTGGGTTTACAATCAAATCCACATAGCGCATACGGTAGCGTTGCTCAGGGTCGTTAAAAGCATCAAACACCTCACCGTCTTTTTCTTTTACAATCGGCAATGATTTTATTGCCTTGCTCAAAAACTTAAACTCAGTAACGTGTATTGATATTTCGCCTGTTTGTGTGGTAAACACATGGCCCTTTACCCCAATAATATCCCCAATATCCACCAGTTTCTTAAAAACAGGATTATACAAGGTTTTATCCTCACCGGGGCAAATCTCATCACGGTTCACATATATCTGTATCTTACCCTTACTGTCTTGCAAAACAGCAAAAGCAGCCTTACCCATATCGCGTACCATCATTACGCGGCCGGCTATTGATATGTCCTTAAACTCACCGGCCTTCTCAGGGGTGTAGTTTTCTAAAATGTTTACAGTTGAGGCGTTTACCTCAAAAAGTTCAGCAGGGAAGGGTTCAATCCCCAACTCACGCAATTGGTCAATCTTTTGCCTGCGTAAAAGTTCCTGTTCGTTTAATTCCATTCGTACGTTTCAAAAAAATTTGCGCGAAGATAACCTGATTTGGCAAAAGGTTGAATAAATAGCTGCGACACGGCTTAAATAAAATTACGAATCAAATTGTTTGTAACCTGCTTAATTTTAATGCGTTATTTTAAAAATAATATTCGAACTTCGTATAAGTGCCTTTAGGTTTATAAAACTATTGTTGGTTTTAAACATTATCAGCTATGAAAAAACTATACTTTCTTTTAACAGTTGTGTTTTTCTCTCTTTCAGCTTCAGGCCAGCAAATTATTTCTGTTGCACCCAATACGGTAAACACCGGTACACAAAACACCGTGTTGATATCAACCACGGGTATTTTCTTAAGCCCTTCATCCACAGTTAATTTTGGCGCGGGCATTGTTGTAAAAAATACTGAAGTGATGCAAGGGCAGATGTTGCGGGCTACCATTGATGTGGATGCCTCAGCAACAACGGGCACAAGGACAATTACTCTAACTTCTGACGGGAAACAACTTACGTACGATGATTTTAATGTAGTGGATATGGGCAGTATGGTTACCGCTTCTATTGAGGTGGTGCCTGTACAGAAGATATACCTTACCGACCTTGATCCGAATAATCCTGATTTAGCACCGCTGTTGTTTAGTGTTACCGTGAATAATGATAATAAGCAGCGCACTCTTAAAATATCATTAATAATACGGGGAGATGAAACAGGGGAGTGGGGTTATGCAACAAAAACCTTAACTAATACCGCGCCCAATGCTGTGGTAAGGTTTAACAATAAAGAGTTTGATACTTATAAGGTTAATACTAATAATCGTACAAAACTGGATGAAGCAGCCAAGCAAGGTCGCCTGCCTACGGATGTATATGAGTATTATATTGAGGTGTTTGACGGGAATACAAAGTTAACCGAAGCCAGTGGCCGCAATATTTTGGATAACCCGATAGCCCGCCCCGAGTTAATCGGTCCCGGTAACGAAATAAGTCTTCAACCGGAGGTAATTAATACTGCTACTCCGTTTTTTCAATGGTTTTCACAAGCCACTTCGCACATAATATCGGTGTATCCTGTTTTTCAAGGACAAACAACCCGTGAAGAAATAGCATTGAACCGCCCGGCATGGAGGCAGGAAAATGTGGCAGGCAAAAATATTTTATACCCCGTATCAGCCGAGTTGTTGCAAGAAGGTACAACGTATGCTTGGCAAGTGGTTGGTGTAGTACACGGCGCAAAAGGCGACGAGAAGATATATAGTGATATGTTTTGGTTTACCTATAAAAAGGCTGAGCTGAAAAACACCCCTTATTCGCGGATACTTATCGAGCCTGAGATGCCTACGGTTAAAACAGGTGAGGTGACCAAATTTACCGTGTACGGAATTGACGAAAAAAATGTGCGCCACGATATTGGCGATAAAGTGGTTTGGAAAGTACTGCCTGCATCGTTGGGGAGCATTAACAGCGGAGGATATTTTACCGCAGGAAAACAGCCCGAAAATGTGGCAGTGGTAGCCCAATACGGCAGCGACCAAGTTTTTGCCGATGTTACCATTGTACAGAATACAGCGGCGCTTTCGGCAGGATGGGATATGGAATTGTTTATGAAAAAGCTGTTTGGCTTACCATAAACAATTTGAAGTGGATAACGATTGCTCCCTACCTTTTACTCTTTTAAACTAGCCTATGATAAGAGTTCTACGCCTGTATTGTTTTGTAGTTTTTGTTATCGGGTATGCAAGTGAAGTATCAGCACAAGAGTATACCGGTGCTGAGAAACATTTGTGGAAGCCGATTTCGCCCGCGCCTGACAGCGTAATTGCCAATGGTAACGATGGTATTTATATCCGTGTTGCCTTTAGTAAAGATTATTCGCTGGATGCAAGCTCAATGCGCATTTTTGTAGATAATCAAATGATTGACGGTAATGTAAAGGCATTGGCCAATAATGTGTTTACTACCATTTATACCAAACCGCTAAAACCCGGTAAACACCTTGTAGAAGCCGAAGTAGTATCAACAACCGGTTATCTTTTTGAGCCTTTTAAGTGGAGTTTTTACATTAAGTTTCCCAATCAGGATTCTTTTGCCGTAGCAAAAGATACTTTTAGAGTGTATGGTAATATTATGGCCGAAACCCGTATCACTAATCTTAGCGGGGCTGGTAGTAGTTTACGGCAAGAACCGCCCCACACCAGCCAATTCGGGGGAGATTTACGGGTTCAAAACTCTCAATGGAATTTTGGGTTAAGAGGGTTTTATACTTCGGATGAATACCTATACGGACGGAATTTTCAATCACGCAATTATGTGCAGGCCAACATAGGCTGGCGGGGAATACAGTTAACAGCAGGTGACATAAACCCTGTTTTTGACCGTTTGGTAATGACAGGAACACGGGTAAAGGGGGCGATGCTCGCACTTAAGTACAAACATATTGAACTTAAACTGCTTAGGGGATTATTAGCAAGAGAAGTTGAGGGGCAACTGTATCGTTTGGGAGCAAATGAACCTGCGCCCCCTAATTTACAAACCGACTCAACCTATATGATGCCCGGCACCTATAAGCGTACAGTAAGTGCAGCACGTTTACAATTCAGAACTTTTTCTGAAGGTAGTTATTTAGGCTTTACAGTAATGCGTGCTAAAGATGTTGTAAACAGCATTAAATACGGAGTTGCGCCCAAGGATAATGTGGTTATTGGTGTTGACCAAACAATTACCGGGTATGATCAACGAGTAAAATTTTCGTACGGTGTAGCGATGAGCGGGTTTACCAATGATATTTCAAAGGGGGCTATTTCGAAAGCTGAAATCGACTCAGTACTCGGAGACCCTAATAACCCCTACGATCCACAGAAATACACCTCAATTTTAATTATTAATGAGTCAACTATTATCCCCTCAAACCGTTCTATTACCTCGTATATAAACACTACATTTAAATTGGGTCGTCATCATCAGTTTTTTGTAGAGAATAAAAAATTCGGCTCGGCATATATATCAATGGCCAATCCTTTTGTAAGAGCCGACCAACGGAGTTGGGAGTTTCAAGACCGTTTTAACTTTTTTAAACGTGCCGTGAGCGGTTATCTGCGCTATCAATATTTGCAGAATAACCTTAGCAAAACCTCGTTTACAACGTTATTTACCAATATTTATGCAGGAATGCTTACCATCAAGCCTAACGATAAATGGCCGTCACTTATAATAAGTGCCATGCAGCAACAGCGACGCAGCAGCGTAACAGGCAGGGAAGTGTCGGTGTATTTTCTTAACAACGATGATGTTATAACATACACAGCAGCATTGTCACACACATTTAAAACAGGAACGATAAAGAATACCATTAATTTAAATTTGGTTCAATCGAACCGTAAAGACATTACCAATCCGTTGAATAATAATACTACACAGCTGTATTCTGCTAGTTTGCAACAAACATTTAGTGTTCCGCTGACGCTCAATTATCAATACAGTATGTCAAGAATTGAGTTGGTAAGCAGCAATTACGGCTCATTAACCTCTACATACGGAACATGGGGGCAGTATAAATTCGCTAAACAAGGGTTGGAAGTTGGTGCTGGATATTTTGCTAACCGAGTGGGGGCTTCACAGTACAGTGTGGCATCGGTGCGACCGCTAATGCGAGTGTTTGCCACTTACAGAGGGTTTAAGAAATCTCTTAAGCCACTGGTGCTTTATGTTGAAGCGGCAACAGCCCCGTATACAGAGCAAGGGAACCCGATAAATAATTATACAGAAACATATATGTTCATAAGAGCTAATTATATTTTGGGATATTAAATGTAAATTGCTGTATAAAGCTATAAGAGACTTATCAAATTGCAGATTGCTTTTTTGGGATATGGTTTGTCAAAATGTATTAAAAGAAAAGGGGGCATAAGCCCCCTTTTTAGTATCATTCACCGTGGTCAATTATTATGACTTGATTAGTTTAAAGTCAAGCAACACCTCAAGACCTTCGCGCAGGATTAAATCTTTTTGGTAGTTGCCGTCTTTTTCAAGTTTCTCAATCTGTGCTTCACGGGCTTTTTTCTCTTTTTCGTTTTTGTCTATTTCACGCTTGTAGGTTTCAAACTGCACGCTTACATAGCGGCGGTTACGCGCAATTTCAACTGATGTTACGTCTTCAAGTAAAAACTTGTAGGCGTTGTTCTTCTTCATACGGTTGTTATGCGCTTCAACCAATTGGCTGCGTTTGGCTGAAAGGTCGGCTGTTTTGGTATAATCAGCGCCCTTAATTTGATCCCAAGGCAAAGCGTATGGGCTTTCGTCTTCGCCAAACTCTTTGCTTGCATACAAGCTGGGTAAAGCCACGTCAGGGATTACTCCTTTTATTTGGGTACTGCTGCCGTTTACACGATAGAATTTTGCCATAGTTATCTTTAACTGTCCTGCATTTTCACCTTTGGGAAGAAACAAATAAGGATTAAGGTCGGCAACTGTTTGTACAGTGCCTTTACCGTGTGTTTGTTCACCTACTATGATACCGCGACCATAATCTTGGATGGCTGCTGCAAAAATTTCTGATGCACTGGCACTAAAGCGGTTTACCAATACTACCAACGGTCCGCTGTAAGCTATGCTTGGGTCGTTGTCAGATTCAACATCAATTTTGCCATCAGTGTATTTCACCTCTACCACAGGGCCGTTTTTGATAAACAGTCCCGTAAGTTTTATGGCTTCCAATAGCGCACCGCCACCGTTGTTACGCAAGTCAATTACTAAACCGTCGATGCCGATTTTGGTAAGACTGTCTATAATCATTTTTACATCAAAGCTGGTGCTTTTGAAACTTTTGTCGCCCGATTTTGCTCCTTGGAAATCATAATAAAACGAGGGCAATTTTATCACCCCTGCTTTGTAGGTGGTTTTACCGCGTTTAATTTCTTGTATCTCGCCTTTAGCAGCTTGGTCTTCAAGTTTAATTTTATCACGTACTATGCGTACTTCTTTATTTTTATCTGTTACGGCAGCTTTTGCGTCAATAATTTTAAGACGGACAACGGTGCCTTTTTTACCGCGGATTAAAGATACTACGTCGTCTATTCGCCAGCCCAACACATCTACAAACTCGCCTGTATCACCTTGTGCAACGGCCACAATGCGGTCGTTGGCCAGTACTTTGCCGCTAAGGTCGGCAGGGCCGCCTTTTACTACCTCGCGCACTTTGGTGTATTCGCCTTCGGTTTGCAGGGTAGCTCCGATACCTTCTAAAGAAAGCGATGAGCCGATATTAAAGTCTTCGGCAACGCGCGGAGAGAAATAGTTGGTATGAGGGTCTATGATGGTAGTAAACGAGTTCATGAAAATATCATATACGTCCTCGCTTTTCATTTTCTTCAATTGTCTTTCGTAGTTATCGTAACGTTTACGCACTACATCCGAAGTGCTTTTCCAGTCTTTACCGGTAGCAATCATGCTAAGGCATTCGTATTTAATCTTGTTCGTCCATAATTTATCCCACTCACTTTTGCTAGCACTCCAAGGCGATGTTTCCCGATCCACCTCAAACGAGTCGTTGGCACTAAAGTCCATCGAGTCTTCAAGCAACGTGCGGGTAAAGGCAATGCGGTCTTCGGCACGCATTAAAAAGGTATTGTAAACATCGTATGCAAATGCCAGTTTACCGTCTTGCAGGTAGTTATCAAGCTTTAGTTCATCTTTTGCAAACCTGTCAATATCGCTTTGTAAGAAGAAGCTGCGAGTGTAATCAACGGCAGCAAGGTATTCTTTAAATACTTTTTTGCTCAACTCATCATCAATTTCAACTTTGTGATATGCTTCACTGTTAAGCAATCCTGTTACCACCTGACTGATTTGCTGGTGGCGGGGCATAGGTTGCAGGTTTAGTGATGATAGGGAAGTGCTATCTTGCTGTGCACTGGCAGCAATTATCCAAAAGGCCCCGAGGGCTACAAAAAATTTCTTCAACATACGTCGTTCTCTCTCCAAAATAGTTTACAATGATTATTCCATTTACTTACCCTTGCATACAAATTAAGATGAAAAGGTAAAATTATCCTGCTAATGTTCTCTTATGACGGTTAAACGATTGCCTAAGTCTACTGTGTAAAGGCAAACTGTAGCATATTAGCACCCATTTGCAGGGCTTTTTGGCGCTTTTCTTCGCTATCATTGTGCACTCCGGCATCTTCCCAGCCGTTGCCCAAATCACACTCGTAAGTGTAAAAGCATACCAAACGTCCCTCATACAACAACCCGAAGCCTTGCGGCGGTTTGTTATCGTGTTCGTGTATTTTAGGCAACCCGTTGGGGAAATTATATTTCTGATGATAAATAGGATGGCTAAATGGCAGCTCTACAAAATCCAAATCAGGAAATACTTTTTTCATTTGCGGGCGAACATAAGGGTCTAAGCCGTAGTTGTCATCAATGTGCAAAAAGCCGCCCCCCATTAGGTAGTTGCGTAAATTTTCGGCCTCTTGGTCGGTAAACACAAAGTTTCCGTGGCCGGTCATGTGTATAAAAGGGTAATTGAAAATCTCAGCACTGCCGGGTTCAGCCGTTGCCTCGTCAGGGTCGATATTCATATCCAGATTGTTATTGCAAAAACGGATAAGATTGGGCAACGAAGTTTTGTTGGCATACCAATCGCCGCCGCCTCCATATTTTAGCCGTGCGATTTTAAACGACGGGGGAGGAGCCAACGAAGAGAATACTATAAAAGTTATCAGCAGTAGCGTGATGTGCTTTAGTTTCATGGGTTAACTTCAAATTTAGCATTTATGAGTGTAGCAGCAACCATTGCGGCAGTTTCAGTGCGCAAACGGTTTGCCCCCAACGATATCGCCTCAAAACCTGCTTTTTGTGCAGCTTGTACCTCGGCGGGGCTAAAATCCCCTTCGGGTCCTATTAATATCACTGAGTTTTGATAAGTAAACGGTTGGGAAAGCAAGTGTTGTGTGTTTTCGGTTTCGCAATACCCCATAAACAGGTTGGTATTTTGCGGAGTTGCCTTTATAAAATCATCAAAAGTTTGTAGCTCATTTAACTGGGGTAAGTAAAACTGCAACGATTGTTTCATGGCCGAAAGCGCAATTTTGTTTAATCGCTCAGTTTTAAGCACCTTACGTTCAGAGTGGGTGCATTGTATAAAACTGATTTTAGCCACGCCAATCTCGGTTAGTTTTTCAACCAGCCACTCAATACGGTCAATATTTTTGGTGGGTGCCACAACAACGTGCAGTTGATGTGTAGGAGGCTCAACGTGTGTTGTGTTTTCAATTTCGGCAAGGCAATGGTGCTTGGCAATTTCAGTAATGCGGGCACTAAATAAATTTCCCTTACCATCGGTTACGGCAAGTTCGCTGCCTACCGCTTTACGCAATACTTTCAGGTGATGAAACTCTTCATCCTCTATCCGTATTGTATTATTTTGAATGTTAGGTGAGTAAAAAAGCTGCATTTGCAGTAGCAAAAGTAATCACATTAGTCGTTAAACCGCCTTAAGTCGATAGATTTAAAGGTCCACTCAGGGGTGTGTAAATCATGTCCGTAGGCAATAGTGTACCACGGATTATTATTTTTATCCGGATTTTTTAACACGTGTATTTCCTGTGCGGGCATATAGCTTTGCACCAGCATAAATGCACGTTGGCCGGTTTGTTTGTTTATGGCAACATCAGCCACCATCACCGCGTGCCCGTATGGGTAGCCGGTTTGTATAAAAATATCTCCGGGCTGAATTTCATCCACCGATATTTTCATGAGTTCCGCATTTAGTGATAATGTGCCTGCGTAGGTAAATACCACATCTAAATACTTTCTAAAAGTTTTGTAGCTGTAATCTCTTTTTGCGGTCCGTGCCCAACGCACTTGGTTATTTAGTAACACAGGGCGGTCACCTTCTGCATACGATTTATACTCAGCCCGCTCACCGTTGGTAAAGTTATAATGGATGCGTTTGTACTCTTTTCTGCCGAATAAATACTCTGCCCGCAATCGTATCACAGCATCGGCGCATTGTTGTAAATCGCGGTTGCCAACGTCCATTTTAACTACTGCAAACTGTGCATCTTGGTTCGTTTTCTTCTGACCGTTATATAAATACACGGTTTTATCCTCTTTCAAATCAAGATTACGGAGATACAAAGCAAAACTGTCTATTCCGGTTGTATCTCTTACAAAGCCATCAGGAGGGGGAATTTTTCCAATTTTAGCGTATACACCCAAAGGTGTTTCCTGCGTTTTTTCTGTGCACGAAGCCAATATCGAGAGCAAGCATAAAAACCACACCATAGTGTTATAACGTTTTATGCGAACGTTAATTGCAATACTGTGTGTTTTTATAGATGTCATTTGTGACGTTAAAAATACGATGTTGGTGTTAAAATAAAACAAATTTTCATTTGTAAAGGCTCATTTTTCGGGTTGAAAGGGATTTCATGTGATTGTATAATCCTACTTACCAGTAAAAGATACATGAAAGTGCCCGAAACACAAGTGTTACAAGTGATAGAAATGTTTTGTTTGAAAATTCAACATTAAAAAGATGAAAAATTTATCCACATCTTGCAGTTGCTATTCAAATCGTATTACATTTGCCTTACGAAATTAACAGAAAAATATGGCCGAGAATACAGAAAAACTAAAAGTTTTACAGTCAACCATAGAACGCTTGGAAAAGGCCTATGGCAAAGGTGTGGTGATGAAGATGAGCGACGACAGGGTAGAGGAGGTAGAAGCAGTGTCGACCGGTTCATTAGGCTTGGATGTGGCACTGGGAGTGGGTGGTTTCCCGCGCGGCAGGGTGATTGAGATATACGGGCCTGAATCGTCAGGTAAAACTACGCTGGCCATGCATTGCATTGCCGAAGCACAGAAAAAGGGCGGTATTTGCGCCATTGTGGATGCTGAACACGCATTTGATAAAACCTACGCACAGGCATTAGGGATAGATACAGACAACTTATTGATTTCTCAGCCTGATGACGGTGAGCAAGCACTTGAAATTGCTGATAACCTGATACGTTCAGGCGCTATTGATGTGTTGGTAATTGACTCCGTTGCGGCGTTGGTTCCCAAGGCTGAGATTGAAGGCGATATGGGTGACAGTAAAATGGGTTT
This window harbors:
- a CDS encoding 16S rRNA (uracil(1498)-N(3))-methyltransferase — translated: MQLFYSPNIQNNTIRIEDEEFHHLKVLRKAVGSELAVTDGKGNLFSARITEIAKHHCLAEIENTTHVEPPTHQLHVVVAPTKNIDRIEWLVEKLTEIGVAKISFIQCTHSERKVLKTERLNKIALSAMKQSLQFYLPQLNELQTFDDFIKATPQNTNLFMGYCETENTQHLLSQPFTYQNSVILIGPEGDFSPAEVQAAQKAGFEAISLGANRLRTETAAMVAATLINAKFEVNP
- a CDS encoding tail-specific protease is translated as MLKKFFVALGAFWIIAASAQQDSTSLSSLNLQPMPRHQQISQVVTGLLNSEAYHKVEIDDELSKKVFKEYLAAVDYTRSFFLQSDIDRFAKDELKLDNYLQDGKLAFAYDVYNTFLMRAEDRIAFTRTLLEDSMDFSANDSFEVDRETSPWSASKSEWDKLWTNKIKYECLSMIATGKDWKSTSDVVRKRYDNYERQLKKMKSEDVYDIFMNSFTTIIDPHTNYFSPRVAEDFNIGSSLSLEGIGATLQTEGEYTKVREVVKGGPADLSGKVLANDRIVAVAQGDTGEFVDVLGWRIDDVVSLIRGKKGTVVRLKIIDAKAAVTDKNKEVRIVRDKIKLEDQAAKGEIQEIKRGKTTYKAGVIKLPSFYYDFQGAKSGDKSFKSTSFDVKMIIDSLTKIGIDGLVIDLRNNGGGALLEAIKLTGLFIKNGPVVEVKYTDGKIDVESDNDPSIAYSGPLVVLVNRFSASASEIFAAAIQDYGRGIIVGEQTHGKGTVQTVADLNPYLFLPKGENAGQLKITMAKFYRVNGSSTQIKGVIPDVALPSLYASKEFGEDESPYALPWDQIKGADYTKTADLSAKRSQLVEAHNNRMKKNNAYKFLLEDVTSVEIARNRRYVSVQFETYKREIDKNEKEKKAREAQIEKLEKDGNYQKDLILREGLEVLLDFKLIKS
- a CDS encoding DUF4159 domain-containing protein gives rise to the protein MKLKHITLLLITFIVFSSLAPPPSFKIARLKYGGGGDWYANKTSLPNLIRFCNNNLDMNIDPDEATAEPGSAEIFNYPFIHMTGHGNFVFTDQEAENLRNYLMGGGFLHIDDNYGLDPYVRPQMKKVFPDLDFVELPFSHPIYHQKYNFPNGLPKIHEHDNKPPQGFGLLYEGRLVCFYTYECDLGNGWEDAGVHNDSEEKRQKALQMGANMLQFAFTQ
- the lysS gene encoding lysine--tRNA ligase is translated as MELNEQELLRRQKIDQLRELGIEPFPAELFEVNASTVNILENYTPEKAGEFKDISIAGRVMMVRDMGKAAFAVLQDSKGKIQIYVNRDEICPGEDKTLYNPVFKKLVDIGDIIGVKGHVFTTQTGEISIHVTEFKFLSKAIKSLPIVKEKDGEVFDAFNDPEQRYRMRYVDLIVNPHVRETFIKRTKLMNTMRQYLNEKGYLEVETPILQPMYGGAAARPFKTHHNTLDMTLYLRIANELYLKRLIVGGYDGVYEFSKDFRNEGMSRFHNPEFTQIELYVAYKDYYWMMDLVEEMVEQIALNLHGTTEVVCGPNVINFKRPWKRYTMYGAIQEFTGVDVSKMTEEEMAAAARNMGIHIDSTMGRGKIIDEIFGAKVEPLLIQPTFIMDYPVEMSPLAKKHRTEPGLVERFEAICNGKEICNSFSELNDPIDQRQRFEEQLELGKRGDEEAMVLDEDFLRALEYGMPPTAGLGIGIDRLSMIMTNSNSIQDVLFFPQMRPEKKETEVELTADEKLVLDILKKHNTMSLADLKEAAALSGKKWDTAIKGLTKHNVAKVVKTDTSLDVELV